Proteins encoded within one genomic window of Alcanivorax sp. REN37:
- a CDS encoding acyl-CoA thioesterase: MTRDAVHPFDQAITLAGDPAGARDGDLGKGYANMVGPFGGTIAAALLQAVMEHPQRLGNPIASTVNFAGPIADAPFTVRAEPVRTNRSTQHWNLLLEQGGQIAVTGSVVCATRHDSWSDNERSMPQVAAPETLPMFANPASPVWTRRYDLRFASGQWGLDPVPPSDSQTHVWVRDAEPRPLDFLSLMAMSDVFFPRVFLRKQTFCPAGTITLSTYFHATPDSLAKAGTDYLLGIAQARRFHQGYFDQGAELWSRDGELLVTSSQMVYFKV, from the coding sequence GTGACTCGCGACGCAGTACACCCGTTTGACCAAGCCATCACTCTCGCCGGTGACCCGGCTGGTGCTCGCGACGGCGACCTCGGCAAGGGTTACGCCAACATGGTCGGCCCGTTCGGTGGCACCATCGCTGCCGCATTGCTGCAAGCGGTGATGGAGCACCCGCAGCGGCTTGGCAATCCGATTGCCAGTACCGTCAACTTTGCCGGTCCGATCGCGGATGCACCCTTTACCGTGCGCGCTGAACCGGTACGCACCAACCGCTCCACACAGCATTGGAACCTGCTGCTGGAGCAGGGCGGACAGATTGCGGTCACCGGCAGTGTGGTGTGTGCTACCCGCCACGACAGCTGGAGTGACAACGAACGCAGTATGCCGCAGGTGGCGGCGCCAGAAACGCTGCCGATGTTCGCCAACCCGGCGTCGCCGGTGTGGACCCGTCGCTACGACCTGCGCTTTGCCAGCGGCCAGTGGGGGCTCGATCCGGTACCGCCGAGTGACTCGCAGACCCATGTGTGGGTGCGTGACGCCGAGCCGCGCCCGTTGGACTTTCTGTCGCTGATGGCGATGAGCGATGTGTTCTTCCCGCGCGTGTTTCTGCGCAAGCAGACGTTCTGCCCGGCGGGCACTATCACGTTGTCCACCTACTTCCACGCGACGCCGGACAGCCTGGCCAAGGCGGGCACTGACTATCTGCTCGGTATCGCTCAGGCGCGGCGCTTCCACCAGGGTTATTTTGATCAAGGCGCGGAGCTTTGGTCGCGTGATGGTGAACTGCTGGTGACCAGTAGTCAGATGGTCTATTTCAAGGTCTGA
- a CDS encoding 2-hydroxychromene-2-carboxylate isomerase, with the protein MSQTLEFIFDFASPNAYLSHKVLPALAQRTGAELVYTPCLLGGIFKATGNQAPMLAFAGVPSKLQYGLLEMRRFVARHQLPFQMNPHFPLNTLLLMRGAVAAQELGCFEDYVDTMFHFMWEAPRKMDDPQVWQQSLAERGLPAEQLAAAVQTDSVKQTLVTNTSSAVERGAFGIPTFFVGNEMWFGKEYLNDVEAYLTQGARQ; encoded by the coding sequence ATGTCGCAAACACTTGAATTCATCTTTGATTTCGCCAGCCCCAACGCCTACCTGAGCCACAAGGTGCTGCCGGCGCTGGCGCAGCGTACCGGCGCCGAGCTGGTGTACACCCCGTGCCTACTGGGTGGCATTTTCAAGGCCACCGGTAACCAGGCGCCGATGCTGGCGTTCGCCGGTGTGCCAAGCAAACTGCAGTACGGGCTGTTGGAAATGCGCCGCTTTGTTGCTCGCCACCAGTTGCCGTTCCAGATGAACCCGCACTTTCCGCTCAACACTCTGCTGCTGATGCGTGGCGCGGTGGCAGCGCAGGAACTGGGTTGTTTCGAGGACTATGTCGACACCATGTTCCACTTCATGTGGGAGGCGCCGCGCAAAATGGATGATCCGCAGGTGTGGCAGCAGAGCCTGGCCGAGCGCGGGCTGCCGGCGGAGCAGCTGGCGGCGGCGGTGCAGACCGACAGCGTCAAACAAACCCTGGTTACCAATACCAGCAGTGCGGTTGAGCGCGGCGCCTTCGGTATCCCGACTTTCTTCGTCGGCAATGAAATGTGGTTTGGCAAGGAATACCTGAATGATGTCGAAGCTTACCTCACACAAGGAGCCCGCCAGTGA
- a CDS encoding SDR family oxidoreductase, with protein sequence MPESTSKQPGVVLVIGAGDATGGAIAQRFAREGYTACVVRRDAEKLQPLVAAIEAEGGRAYAFGVDARREEQVVELIETIERDQGPIEVMVFNIGANVPSSILDETARKYFKIWEMACFSAFLCGREVARRMVTRERGTLLFTGATASLRGGAYFGAFAGAKHALRALAQSMARELGPRGVHVAHVVVDGSIDTAFIRDNFPDDYARKKPLDGVLKPEHIADNYWHLHCQPRDAWTHELDLRPYMEKW encoded by the coding sequence ATGCCCGAATCAACGTCCAAACAGCCCGGTGTAGTGCTGGTGATCGGCGCCGGCGATGCCACCGGCGGTGCTATTGCCCAGCGTTTCGCTCGGGAGGGCTATACCGCCTGCGTAGTGCGTCGCGATGCCGAGAAGCTGCAGCCGCTGGTGGCGGCGATCGAGGCTGAAGGCGGTCGCGCCTACGCCTTTGGGGTGGATGCCCGCCGTGAGGAACAGGTGGTGGAGTTGATCGAAACCATCGAGCGTGACCAAGGCCCGATCGAAGTGATGGTGTTCAACATCGGTGCCAACGTACCGTCATCGATTCTCGATGAAACCGCGCGCAAGTATTTCAAGATTTGGGAAATGGCATGTTTTTCCGCTTTCCTGTGCGGCCGCGAAGTGGCTCGACGCATGGTCACCCGTGAGCGCGGCACCTTGCTGTTTACCGGCGCCACCGCCTCACTGCGTGGCGGCGCCTACTTTGGCGCTTTCGCGGGTGCTAAACATGCGCTGCGAGCGCTGGCACAGAGTATGGCCCGCGAGCTTGGTCCGCGCGGTGTGCACGTGGCCCACGTGGTGGTAGACGGCTCCATCGATACCGCCTTCATCCGTGACAATTTCCCAGACGATTACGCGCGCAAGAAGCCCCTCGACGGCGTGCTCAAGCCCGAGCACATCGCCGACAACTATTGGCATTTGCATTGCCAGCCCCGGGATGCCTGGACCCACGAGCTGGACCTGCGCCCTTACATGGAAAAATGGTGA
- a CDS encoding TetR/AcrR family transcriptional regulator: protein MNVRLQNPRQGSFSFDLEHGAEPDPMRYDDTHKQHTRQRLLQASAAVLKAQGFSATGVDRLMQAAGLSGGALYAYYPSKNALLAAVVENEVLSGHSRLTPERGSVTESLRHLLRQYLSLSHVQHPELGCLLPALAAELSRAPQDVQALLDRANELFVAHWAPRLGSRTDAQFLITQLVGSVLLARMSNDPERQREILNASKQKLTDMFLAPGRLPEPV from the coding sequence ATGAACGTTCGTTTACAAAACCCGCGCCAAGGCTCATTCTCGTTCGACTTGGAGCACGGAGCAGAGCCTGATCCCATGCGCTACGACGACACCCACAAGCAGCACACCCGCCAACGCCTACTGCAGGCAAGCGCGGCGGTACTCAAGGCACAGGGTTTCAGTGCCACCGGCGTGGATCGGTTAATGCAGGCGGCCGGCCTGTCCGGCGGCGCACTCTATGCCTATTACCCATCCAAAAACGCGTTACTGGCGGCGGTAGTAGAAAACGAAGTGTTGAGCGGCCACTCACGACTAACACCGGAGCGGGGTTCGGTGACGGAGTCCCTCCGACACCTGTTGCGCCAGTACCTCAGCCTGTCTCATGTCCAACACCCGGAGCTGGGCTGCCTGCTGCCAGCGTTGGCGGCGGAATTGTCGCGTGCACCGCAGGACGTCCAGGCGTTGCTGGACCGTGCCAATGAGCTGTTTGTCGCCCATTGGGCGCCGCGCCTTGGCAGCCGTACCGACGCCCAATTCCTGATCACCCAATTGGTCGGATCAGTGTTGTTGGCACGCATGAGTAACGACCCAGAACGTCAGCGAGAAATTCTCAATGCCAGCAAACAAAAACTGACCGATATGTTCCTAGCGCCGGGGCGGCTACCGGAGCCCGTCTGA
- a CDS encoding putative solute-binding protein encodes MRFSKGLMAMAAAVMLPFSSAAQAAEERLLCVFDILGSSGDVYNVMKDYAAAAQAQGYALKLKAYTDENIAAEDLKANQCDMAAITGIRGKHFNTFTGSMDSIGSMPNYDVTRMVMQVLGSNNPKIKESLRGSSYEIMGVMPAGATYLFVKDHNMNTVNHLAGKSISVLEYDVTQARMAASVGMTPVMSDISNFAGRFNNHSVDICFAPAMAYAGLELYKGMEPNGGVVDYVLGQLSMQLIARNGRFGDEFGDWSRSYFGQTVLPRAMRLIEQFDAGIPEKWWIRISDPDRERYDEMMRDARVEMTKEGLFNKEMMTLLRNIRCRVDGGRAECSDRREIDW; translated from the coding sequence ATGCGATTTAGCAAGGGATTGATGGCCATGGCAGCAGCCGTAATGCTGCCGTTTTCCAGCGCTGCTCAAGCGGCGGAAGAGCGTCTGCTGTGCGTGTTCGACATCCTTGGTAGCAGCGGTGACGTCTACAACGTGATGAAGGACTACGCGGCGGCGGCGCAGGCGCAGGGCTATGCGCTCAAGCTCAAGGCTTACACCGATGAAAACATCGCGGCGGAAGACCTGAAGGCCAACCAATGCGACATGGCGGCGATCACCGGCATCCGTGGTAAACACTTCAACACCTTCACCGGATCGATGGACTCGATCGGTTCGATGCCGAACTATGACGTCACCCGCATGGTGATGCAGGTGCTCGGCAGCAATAACCCCAAGATCAAGGAGAGCTTGCGCGGCAGCAGCTACGAGATCATGGGGGTGATGCCGGCCGGCGCCACTTACCTGTTCGTGAAAGATCACAACATGAACACCGTGAACCATCTGGCCGGCAAATCGATCTCGGTGTTGGAATACGATGTGACCCAGGCGCGCATGGCGGCCAGCGTCGGCATGACACCGGTGATGTCTGACATTTCCAACTTCGCTGGGCGTTTCAACAACCACTCGGTGGACATCTGCTTCGCGCCCGCCATGGCCTACGCAGGGCTTGAGCTCTACAAGGGCATGGAGCCGAATGGTGGGGTGGTGGACTATGTGTTGGGTCAGCTGTCGATGCAGCTGATTGCGCGTAACGGCCGCTTTGGTGATGAGTTCGGTGACTGGTCACGCAGCTACTTCGGCCAGACCGTGTTGCCGCGAGCCATGCGCCTGATCGAGCAGTTCGATGCTGGCATCCCGGAAAAATGGTGGATCCGCATTTCCGATCCGGACCGCGAGCGTTATGACGAAATGATGCGCGATGCGCGCGTAGAGATGACCAAGGAAGGTCTGTTCAACAAAGAGATGATGACTCTGCTGCGTAACATCCGCTGCCGTGTTGACGGTGGCCGGGCAGAATGCTCTGACCGCCGCGAGATCGACTGGTGA
- a CDS encoding DNA-3-methyladenine glycosylase I, whose translation MTPWDDIMALAERRHGAAAVRARWVTVVDAATLASRSDAHYLSALTRRVFRAGMTHAVVDRRWPAFEQAFFDFEPQKLVLMPDAMLDERLRDPALIRHGRKMASIRPNAQFMLDIAREYGSMGQLLAQWPADDTVGLWHLLSRRARSLGGRSAPAFLRMVGKDSWMPTDDVLAALTARGLVTGLSSQRDRRAAQDAINHWQQQSGLAQAHISQTLAMTVG comes from the coding sequence ATGACGCCCTGGGACGACATCATGGCGCTGGCGGAGCGCCGCCACGGCGCCGCCGCGGTGCGCGCTCGCTGGGTGACGGTGGTCGACGCCGCCACGCTGGCGTCGCGCAGTGACGCGCACTACCTGTCTGCACTGACACGCCGGGTGTTCCGGGCCGGCATGACCCACGCGGTGGTGGATCGCCGCTGGCCCGCGTTTGAGCAGGCGTTCTTTGATTTCGAGCCGCAAAAGCTGGTGTTGATGCCGGATGCCATGCTCGATGAACGACTGCGCGACCCGGCTCTGATCCGCCATGGCCGCAAGATGGCCAGTATCCGCCCCAACGCCCAATTTATGCTCGACATCGCCCGTGAGTACGGCAGCATGGGCCAGTTGTTGGCACAGTGGCCGGCGGATGACACCGTCGGTCTGTGGCACTTACTGAGCCGCCGGGCGCGCAGCCTCGGCGGTCGCTCGGCACCGGCATTTTTGCGCATGGTCGGCAAGGACAGCTGGATGCCCACCGACGATGTGCTCGCGGCGCTCACCGCCCGTGGACTGGTCACTGGCCTCAGCAGCCAACGTGACCGGCGTGCGGCGCAGGACGCTATCAACCACTGGCAACAGCAAAGTGGTCTGGCCCAGGCCCATATTTCGCAGACGCTGGCGATGACGGTGGGCTAA
- the msrB gene encoding peptide-methionine (R)-S-oxide reductase MsrB, which produces MEKVRKSLQQWQQELDPDTFRITRQHGTEPPFTGRYYHTTDPGTYCCTCCGAPLFDADTKYDSGSGWPSFYAPLAEEGIEERVDHSHGMRRVEVLCARCEAHLGHVFPDGPAPTGQRYCINSASLQLKPDA; this is translated from the coding sequence ATGGAGAAAGTACGCAAGTCGCTGCAGCAATGGCAGCAGGAACTGGACCCCGACACGTTTCGCATTACCCGTCAGCACGGTACCGAGCCGCCGTTCACCGGCCGCTACTACCACACCACCGATCCCGGCACTTATTGCTGCACTTGTTGCGGTGCGCCGCTGTTCGATGCCGACACTAAATATGACTCCGGCAGCGGCTGGCCGAGCTTCTACGCGCCGTTGGCGGAGGAGGGCATTGAAGAGCGCGTCGACCACAGCCATGGCATGCGTCGCGTGGAGGTGCTGTGCGCGCGCTGCGAAGCCCATTTGGGCCATGTGTTCCCGGACGGCCCGGCGCCCACCGGCCAACGCTACTGCATCAACTCTGCCAGCCTGCAATTGAAGCCCGACGCATGA